Within Cucurbita pepo mitochondrion, complete genome, the genomic segment GTAACCCAAAGGCATAAATTGTAAGCTTCCTTCTCTCTCGGGGAATGGAGTCTGCGGTCAAGCAGCTAATGAATTTACTCGACTGTAAACACGACTTATGAATGAGAGTGAACTGGAAGGAAAGACGAAACGATGAAAGAAAAGGTGAGACTGAACTGGAAGTCAATCCTCAAGATTCATTCAACAGTAAACACTCCTTATGAATGAGAGTTCACTGTCAGTAAATCCTCAAGATTCGTCATCGTTCACTGTCAGTCAAGACTATCGAAGAATCAATGATCGTTCACTGTCAGGAAAGACTATCGATTCCTTCTTGATCTTGATCTTCTCCTTTCCAGTTCAAGAAAGAGTAAATTCATTAGCAGCTTTTCAATCCTCAACTCAAGAGTCATTCGACAGATGGAACTCAAACCTGAACCTGATTTCACTCTGTCTTCGTCTTCGCTCCTGCCCCGATATTACCTGCCCTTCCCGGATTTCACTGTAAAAGATCAATATTCCCGATTCATTCTCGTTCACTGTCAGTCAATCCTCAACTCTCGATTCGTTATCCTGAACTGTAAGTCAATCCTCAACAACTGAAAGATTTGCTCATTCACCTTCCCCTGAACCTCTCTTATTCATGAAGTCAATCCTCTCGATTAATTCTCCTTCCCCTTCTTTCACTGTAAAGTGGCTTCGCTACTTCTCTTTGGTTTCTTCTCCTTAACCCCTCTTTCTTTCTTACAACTAGTTGCTGCATGCTATGGGATCTCGAGCAATGGGAGGTTACTATTTGGAATCCCCACTCTCATTACATTACAGTCATTTTGTTTTATGTATGTCGAAAAGGTCTTTTCTTTTGGGCAATGAGTTTCTAATGTATTGGGCGTATCCGTTCTCTATTTATATGGATTCTTTTCGTACTAGCTTATCCGGTGCAGTTTACGCATGGCGAAAGGGAGCATTGATTGTAAGGGTCTTAGCTCCAGAATATTCAGACGAAAAACAAAGAAACTGAACTTCAACCCCGGACACTTTCTTGTAATCTAAGTATAAGGGATTCTTTCTCTTATCCTCTATATAGCTCGTCGTTGGTCCTTCGCAAGTACGCTCCGCGAGCACTGTACATCTTTCTTAGATGAGAACAGACGGGTGCCTCAACTAATAAGCAGAGTGAAACAAGAAAAGCAAGCGTGCTTTTACGTTAGACGATGCCACCTCCCACTTGACTTGAGTCCACCCGGCATAACCGCATTTCCACCAACCGACTCACTTGCCTCTCCCAAGGGGATGAGAACCCATGATTTGATCTGCTAGCTTGAATGCCTGGATCATGCCGAGAAGAGAAGGTGAAGAAAAGACTGTCGGAACCGATCGGAGGAGGATTGAAGAGTCCCCTTTACTTTATGGAGAAGTTAGAAGGAAGAGATAGAAAGGTTGGGCATCCCAGCTGTGATGACGCAGTTGAGTGTGAATTCGATCCACCACTCGAGGCCGATCAAATCGAGACGTTTTTGGGTTCGATCCAGCCAGCAAGTAATCCATAAGCATCAGTAAAAGCAGAAGCATATACAGAAGCCGATACCAACAGCAGTAGAGAAAGACCCACGCTAGCTAATAAAAAGCATATCCGCCGATGATAACGAGAGCAGTACCGATACCCCCGCATCCCTTCGAGTTCCCTTTACTAGTAAGGGGAGCCATCACCCGGGCCGATGATCCAACCCCATACCGAGATGCCCTTCCTTATTATTATGGGCGTGAGCCATAGCCGATGTTGGCTAGAAGCAGTCTCCGTTTTCGCTATGGAGCACCCCTTCCTTGTTTCAGATCGATATTGAGTTCCATAGCCTCTGACAGATATTCCAGATGTAGAGACAGATCCAAAGCCATTTGATCGAGATCGAGTAGCTATAGCGGATCCATTTAGAGATCGGAACGCCCGGGTCCACCCATTTTAGTAGCATTGAAGGAATGGTCTTGATTTAAGGAATATTTGTGTAATCCCTATTTAAATAAGGAAAATCTTCCCTAATATCTAGAGATGGATTCAAGAGATTGATTGATATATATATTATTACCTAGTATCTAGTAGGGATTTAGCTAGATTTAATTTGACCTAGTATAACGGAAGATTTAGCCTTTCTGTATTATAAAAGGAAGATCTATCTCTATGAAAATAAACGCAGAATTGAGAACAAGATTGTTTATACTTGCAACATGGTATCAATCAGAGCCTAAAACCAAACCCTAACTCAATCGGTGAAGTCTGAATAGCTGCCGACCTCTCTGTGCATTACCGTAAGTCCAATCGAGTCTCACAGCAACCACCACTTCCAAACCACTGTTTTTTTCCCCCGCTTACCACAATTTTGATAAAGTTTCTCGCAAGTCCCAGGAATAAAGCCGCAAGTTGCAAGTCCGCGAACCCACCAATACTAGTCCATACACATCACTGTAACAAGCCCATCCATCCTTACCACTAGCGTATTACGGCAGCAAGCCCAACAAGCCAGCCCATCACCGTATAACTTTATCCATCCATTCCCACTACTGCCATAGTCCATCTCTTTCTTAGATTCTTAGTCCCACTACCGCCAATAATTCTATCCATCACAGATTCATAGTCCTCCCCAATTGCCAAAAGTCCATCAAGCCCATCTAAGCCAGCCCCAGTGATCCATACACAGTCGATCCATACATAGCGTATATACCTGGGTGACCCAGTCGCATATGCAGTAGCTCCAGATCGATACCCCAACCACGTGATCGAGACCTATACACCCCACCCCTTCGTATGGTTACAGGTCCTCCAGTCCTTGTTTGTTGCAGCGCATTAGTAGGTGATCCAAGACCAGAGATAAAAGAGGCAGCGGATTCATATACTGACCTTAGTGATATAGATCGAGACCTAGATAGAGAACGAGACCTGTTAGTGAGGTCCATATCGGTAATAGAAAGACCTGCCACAAAAAGCATTCGGAGCGGAAGTCGACCCTTCCCCCGCCATAATAGGACCACCTAGCTTCGCAGCATCGGTCTCGTAGTAGCACATATCTTTATTTAGTGATCGTTATAGGGATAATGAAACCAATGATAGAGTTGACCTAGCCTAGCGACATCCATCCCTTGTCTCCGACCGTAAGATAGAGACTACTGAATGCGCAACTTCAACATTTCCTGGGGTAGGCCTTTTTTTCAAAACCCCCTTCGGAAAACGCATTGGCTTTCACTCGACAGGATCCAAACAAGCAAAAAATACACGTTACAGACGAAAGGTAGATGTTCTGTGGCGAATAAAGAGAGTGCAAGCTATGCCAAAGCAGGTGTTCATGCCTGAAGTTTCTCATCAAGTATAAGGTTCGGCTTAAAGCCATTGGTATGCGGGTGACTTACATGGGGTTTTGACCTAAGAGCCTATTCATGGTATATCGAAGACTTTTCATCGTAGTTCAGAAAGTTAGAAACTTTGATCTCACCCCTTTTTTCCTATTCTTCTGTTTTTGTTTTGTCGATCTTGTTGTTGAAGCCGAATCCTCTCCAACAGGAGGGAAATTGATGCAGTCCATACACAACCTAAAAGAAAAAAAACTCTAACTAAATAGAAGAGGAAAAACAGCAGAAAGATGGAGTTCCAAAAGGGTGGTTGGTTTACCTTTTCATTTTAGTCAGATTTGAAGTAACCCAGTCGATAGAAGATTTTAATGCTTACTTGGTTGGATCAATAAGCAAACTCATTTTCTTGAATTGCTAGTTGGCCTCCACTACCTCTTGAGTAAATAGGTGGTCTTTCTTCTTTCTTTAGGGAAAGCTATTCCTTGAGATACTCCTCGTCTCGATAGTTCCTCTTGCTTCTTGTAGTTCTACCTTTAACGAGTAAAGGCCCCGTAGAAGATCATAAAAAGGCCTTGAATCAGCTTCGAGATTTTGGTCTCCTTTCTCTTTCAACATATACTAGAATATGGTTAGCTCTTTACTCGTTAGATGGGTTAGCTTTATGCACTTGTTTGTTCTTCCTCGGAGTAATTAATTGGTTGGGTCGGGTTCATCTCTTTCTCTAAAGGTCTTTTCAAGTGCACAATCTTACAAGACTACAAGTCTCAGCAAGGAAGATTTTGGGCCCCAACGACAAAGGAACGGGCATTTTCGGGGACTAGCCCGCTTCCCATTACTCGACGAGGGAAATTCCTCGCACATAATTAAGGGAGCCATTGAAAGGTGACTGAAACACCAGAAACTAAGACTACCCGAGCTAATGATAGAGGCAAGAACACTTTCCGGCCAAGTCCCATTAATTGATCATAACGATATCGTGGAAATGCTGCACGGACCCATATATATAGAAAGAGAAAGAGAATCACCTTGATACTAAACCAGATCGAGCCCGGGATCCTCTTGAAAATAGGAAGATCTAGGATAGGCGGCCAACCTCCTGGAGAGAGCGATGTGCATGGACCAGGTGAGTAGGGATGCAGCTCCGTGGACCGCTCGTCGGGCCTGATAGGTGGTAGTATCACACCCTTCTCAAAGGAACCGTACGTGACACTCTCGCCTCATACGGCTCCGTCCCGGCATCAGGACCTACCCTTTCCTTTGACCAACGGGTCCTCGAACCAACCTGTCCTCCCTTTCTATTCCTCAGTAAGCGCTTTCTTTTCATTCATTGATTGATTCAAGGTAGAGCTGTAGCTTGCTTCCAAGTCCAAGCGCTAGCGGTAGAAGCTAGTCGCCAGAAGCGAACTTACGGGCCAACTATTAGAATATTAGTAAAGGGGCCTTTTCTTGCTCGTTAGCGCTTTAGTTTGAAATAAGGACGTTTAGGCTTGACTAAGAGTCTCGTTAGGGCGGCTGCTCGTTTAGTATTGCTTTGGCTTCGCCGTCTCTATCTTGCTGGCGCGGGAGCTACCGCAACTAAAAGCAAATGAATGAAGGAAGAAGGCAGACGCATTAGCAAAGACTACAAAGGCATTCCAGGCCGACTACAAGACTAGGACTACAATACAAGTCATGAGCGATAGCGAAGCCAAGCCGGATCTTTGATGTCGAAAGCCCCAAAACTAGCTATCTTATAGCGGACAACTAAGGCAAGCTTACTCAACAAATCTCAATAGAAAAAACCACTACCTCACTCAACGTCTAGTCTAGTAGTGGTTCGGATCTTGACCGGGTCCGAGCTTCCCAAGCTCTATGCTGTTGGGGAACTCCGCTTCAGTCTGACCCCCTTCTTGATTGACTATATTTGGGTCTTTGGAGTACTTTGGGATTATATTCTGCGCCGAGGATTTGTGCTTGTGGGCTAGGGTGAATATAGCGGACCAGCGGATCTGGTGGTCGACAATCGTTCGTACTTGGTAAAGGTTGTCGCAGCACCTGTAGTAGGACAGAAGACTGATTGCGATGCCCGCGGACCAATTTACGATGTCTCCGTCGCTGACGTTCGTCAAGCAGGCCACGTGGATTGGCCAGGGTCTTCTTCGGCTAATGATACCTCGATCCCGAAGCCTTCGGAGTATCTTTTTGATAGGCGCCTCGAGATGTATGGGGAATTCGCTGCTGATAGATCCCGCCCAGTGTCCTCCTCTTTCCCCCGCCGCCTTCCGACCCGCAGGAGTATACAATGACAACTTCCCGTCACTCATGCCCGATCGTGAAACTGCCTGTTGAACGTCCGATGGGGCCTTGCTCCGACCTGAGCTATGCAACAACGAGATCCCCCTTGATCTTTGCCGGATGTGCTTGACGGTCCCCCATAATACGCTCACTTGGGGACGGATTACTCCAGCTGTTCCAAGAGTCTCTGCTAGTTGAACCCCGTCCAGTAGACTCCCTCTTTGGCTTATCCCCTTCGTCAGCTCTTTTATCGGGATATTATTACCTAGGTTCGTCAAGTTTGAATGGATGGCGTAGCGTAGGTGGCAAGCAGTTATATGGATACGGTGCTTTACCCGTAGACGCTTCTCGAGCTCTCGCAAGAATTGTATGGGAGTCGTCCTCGGAGGGACTTCCCGAATGACGGTACCAGGGAATTCTACCGTACTCCGTGCAGCTATTGTTGTTGTTCCTGCAAAGCCTACCCAAAGGTTCAGGCCGGATTGTAGGAAGTGGGCGATACGTTTTTGTATTTCTATGAGAAGCTCTACGGCACCCACGATTCCCAGTAGTAAGTCGTCGGCATATCGCGCGTAAGAAATCCTTATTAAGTAATGGGGTTTTAAGGGGGCCAGCTTAGGGGCCAGGCGTCTCTCTGACCTGATAACTAGTCTCGCCTCCCCGCCCAGCTCTATCATCAGTCCTTTTCTTTTGTAATACTTCTCAGGTTCTCTCATGGCCAATTTCTTATTACAGCGTTCTCGACCATAGAATTCGTCCTGAGGGGTCAACCCGGTGGCTTCTATGAGGAAGGCGGCGCAAAGGAGGCTCGAGGGCTTGTTAAGGAAGGCGGCAAGGGCCGTGGGTAAACCGAAAGGCGTTTTCTGGTCTCCCCTGAGCCGTGTGGTGCTTGTGTGTGGGGTGTGCCACGACGAAACAAGGGAATGAAAGGCCGCTTTGCGTTGGAAGCTCTTTACCCTCCCCATAATGAGGGCTCTGTAGTCTTGGGGAGCGTTGAAGCTTGCTTCTTCTCCCGAGTTTGATTGGTCATCACCTGTCCTTAATAGAACCGATCTGATTCTCTGAACAATCGGAATTTCGTACTTCTGTTGGATCCTCCCTATCTCCTGATCGAGCTTGTGTAGGTAGATGTTGCCTGGTAGGGCCGATAGTAGTACACTGTGTGGGACGGAGTAGTCAGGGCCCTTCTCACCTCCTACGAGTCGTCTGCCGGAAAAGACTTGATGAATGGAGTAAAAGAACTTGGGATCGTCGATCTCTTCCTTCAAGATTGAGATGAGTCGATGTCGGTCGATGGTGTGAAAACACTTCCTGATGTCGAATTCCAAAAACCAGCGAGAGGTTCCCCACTCTTCTTTGATCCGTCTTAGGGCCGAGTGGCGGCCTCGCCCCGAGTGGAAGTGCGATGTGTCTGGAAACTCGGGATCGTAAATGGATTCGAGTACCATTCTGATCGCCTCTTTCATGATCTTTTCTATAGGTCGAACTAGTGTGAGCGGTCTAAACTTCGACCCTTCTTTCTTTCTTCATATTGTAGGAGCAAAGCCCCTTTTTTGCTTCCTCTATCTCTATTGATAGATCAAGGACCCTCTGTCATTTCAGTGACTCATAGGGCTTCCCTCAGCTCAGTCTTTTTGGTTCTTGAGAATGGTCTCCACCTCTCCCAGGACCAGAATGATTATCCCTGCCCGATGGGTCTACATCCATCCCTGAATGTCGTCGGGTACTGTTCACTTCCC encodes:
- the matR gene encoding maturase, with amino-acid sequence MKEAIRMVLESIYDPEFPDTSHFHSGRGRHSALRRIKEEWGTSRWFLEFDIRKCFHTIDRHRLISILKEEIDDPKFFYSIHQVFSGRRLVGGEKGPDYSVPHSVLLSALPGNIYLHKLDQEIGRIQQKYEIPIVQRIRSVLLRTGDDQSNSGEEASFNAPQDYRALIMGRVKSFQRKAAFHSLVSSWHTPHTSTTRLRGDQKTPFGLPTALAAFLNKPSSLLCAAFLIEATGLTPQDEFYGRERCNKKLAMREPEKYYKRKGLMIELGGEARLVIRSERRLAPKLAPLKPHYLIRISYARYADDLLLGIVGAVELLIEIQKRIAHFLQSGLNLWVGFAGTTTIAARSTVEFLGTVIREVPPRTTPIQFLRELEKRLRVKHRIHITACHLRYAIHSNLTNLGNNIPIKELTKGISQRGSLLDGVQLAETLGTAGVIRPQVSVLWGTVKHIRQRSRGISLLHSSGRSKAPSDVQQAVSRSGMSDGKLSLYTPAGRKAAGERGGHWAGSISSEFPIHLEAPIKKILRRLRDRGIISRRRPWPIHVACLTNVSDGDIVNWFAGIAISLLSYYRCCDNLYQVRTIVDHQIRWSAIFTLAHKHKSSAQNIILKYSKDPNIVNQEGGQTEAEFPNSIELGKLGPGQDPNHY